A window of Drosophila subobscura isolate 14011-0131.10 chromosome E, UCBerk_Dsub_1.0, whole genome shotgun sequence contains these coding sequences:
- the LOC117891005 gene encoding uncharacterized protein LOC117891005 yields the protein MVKWEVSWQLLAMYLVALVVPVLCGLVLCDPSVIYKMKNIECLGVAPFSANPVCYIKPINWNKAVAHMDVDLLKPLHNISVHIQIFKRDYSNQYQPFLVDAIVNLCDILSRRSFMPFGVIFMKIANRFSNFNHSCPFAGHLIARGAYVDESYVPICPLGLYKANITIMENYPAKRPDHAGGFVWYVQAMTPVIRKKQKN from the exons ATGGTAAAATGGGAAGTTAGCTGGCAGTTGCTGGCCATGTACCTCGTGGCACTTGTGGTGCCCGTACTCTGCGGATTGGTG CTCTGTGACCCGTCTGTGATTTATAAAATGAAGAATATCGAATGCTTGGGCGTTGCTCCCTTCTCTGCCAATCCCGTGTGCTACATAAAGCCCATCAACTGGAACAAAGCTGTGGCCCACATGGACGTGGATCTGCTGAAGCCACTGCACAATATTTCG GTGCACATTCAGATCTTCAAGCGGGACTACAGCAACCAATATCAGCCATTTCTTGTGGACGCCATCGTTAACCTATGCGATATCCTATCCCGCCGTAGCTTTATGCCCTTTGGCGTTATTTTTATGAAGATTGCCAATCGGttttcaaatttcaatcaTTCCTGCCCGTTTGCTGGTCATTTAATCGCACGCGGCGCCTACGTGGACGAGTCCTATGTGCCCATATGTCCATTGGGCCTGTACAAAGCGAATATAACCATTATGGAGAACTATCCCGCCAAGCGGCCCGATCATGCCGGTGGCTTTGTGTGGTATGTCCAGGCAATGACACCAGTCATAaggaagaaacaaaagaactga
- the LOC117890998 gene encoding serine/threonine-protein kinase ATR, with protein sequence MANHRKEMWKLLYNLVNRNEGNLSQAYTVIEDILCQEPSLISCSLVRELNNKFQDTFLLWLLNKLAKCLGESAEGSRCLNLQRKIISSCCSNHPKLYERLVKAYVEALQEIHVQLSALDYSEGSARNNKTLTLRIFTCDAAPLLEFDPQCAFEDIQLSVDTADAYAKSLMAILQHAHHIGDATHGDIFSGSLQQALLILKECDMDTKLASLDYCHGVLKSQSSQSWVSNPDVAHYAQLTLEAITMMWSMAGKWLEMVCMSQQELKRLDVCTRQLLLVLQLRGREALHQSFLLLNEILCLSKNLQIDEGLLQCQSDYVQGLLEDSSVSSMEQLLLLKELLMSHWRSHPAQLLPLLALLAGKQPEMRSSIVQALTLSLSQLLPQNQHQADDWREMVAILRAFKQLEQLLLWQNQQKMMEGKDKLDMAMLATFPLLYELPREMDINWNQLSTHLVCQESRRRSSAEELQLYLEICALLMQVACIRHSLKPQMQQQLLAILQRHLFEGLVHLCAVRLETPSSAHTQLQSFYAQQYMSLIEWSEETFCQYLPQLYLSGFLKTEQLLKALPCIGHPSARSQVIRLLLCSQLSAFKVEDRVELYCPQCRPLPEQLPGLFLGKSKPNAATNLELNSATLELIVKDLLFQADSSFIAHHLDVLGVSPELVLRLLKAGLQGVSEKSFSLLVPALSSKSSDFMQQLGHFMLDAIKQMLAKPLAEQSKLEQRALLRIIISCAHSDIDEIWLYHWFKMTFFFLVHTHSLVAQEAVMTATEMCARHGLQTVNLWNWYKRDALDLAVRLALIAYLTDGVRFTRSLRALTKMLGFSCVQEFTCKYHRLLTAMVLPHCIVEPRCKGVLVLIAKQLRKPIATLFTISFLRLYTHVYLTEEPELSNSCIQLVVSCTQSSLQELMNADVKQTVAELLIYFNRNPTFVMKSFQSLLQLSVGNEQPLSSQSANAEFATFIAERFLGVITYFESCLSEPSFEKPLKEETLYSLGQIMRFVGAKHVTQFRFKIMAMLSFVHTLQEPRLQRICLKIWHIFLHVVNVQELGPSLGRIVATLQPLLQDAESVNQVNDLYEFVILRNASMLGNFITDLYFLERMENVSPNIRECIKRHTSHLDLAGKEAHSPPQLLEQLRFLHKQIVDECLQVRVYGLQHLGELFGRRRTQLNRMILNELPLEPLLEQIVNVLMAGCQHDDRQLQLASAKCLGELGAIDASYLLSNYNFDSPQPLPLTVMSDDFAVLALTALCRGYQFQQKTKHVDSFSLAIQETLAVCGISPKEQKKVRLWQSLPARMREVMEPLLQSCYTSCQRASNCQQQPIFGSHYSNNSYEEWAFVWASRLIDYIQNADTRHLLSSYKPCIKRDGNMLSTFCPYVLLHALLECNAEQGQHMLEEFLAVLQANEESASSSSSSKAQQELGAVKENAFKMFESKKYTAGVKQPAGSVLERKEDSSHVPRLAGKLCAELLDFLQRWLREWQRMHGRSTAGRPPQDVDANYGKIHEFLGRIPKLLVSRASYNCGEYARALSYLESYLEEGEDKSKRIREQFTFLVEVYGKLLDSDSVEGAVQARSYDMSVTQDILVNRLVERQQDMITCYEQLLSSTDNLQPEHIRAMIDAYLMDTPKTAQLIADGLWQRLSDQYTEQCFSECKAELLWRLGSYDELDDWKASSNWPAQCAQGCLALRQPLTTRPQFDSLLDGMRASVLEQLRSCSAVQQHSYANAYDAVLKLHLVHELQCSQQLVEQLQRESAEERQEQLMREYFEDWHARLQVIQPQVRVQEPINSFRRNLLAELQQRLADRRHLQPHLQTELASLWLNSAQINRNAGQLQRAQLYLLKAADYKPSGLFLERARLLWQKGDQVMAMNYLEEQLSIIRGSCQGNAKQLSQEQRHLYFEGKYLQAVYNAESMHLCADAILRYFHEAIAVHRQSEGCHVQLAQFLEKMREAGSSKSGAPASHESDELLLQIMLNYAKSLRYGREHVYQSMPRLISLWLDTAESSTNPELVKKMNDLLGNCCTALPTPIFYTVFSQMLSRLCHPTPEVFSVLRNVIIRLVEDYPQQSLWMLLPHFKSATANRIKRCKLVLTDGRLQNAAFQKLLHDFNSLTERLIELTNKDVALDRSYKLSELDKRLPKLCSQPDFSSILLPFEKYMQPTMPLSLESTSAATLSPLSTSGSSVNWFPYQQIYISGFLEQVTILRSAAKPKKLTIRCSDGQEYDVMVKPKDDLRRDARLMEFNGLVKRYLHQNAPARQRRLHIRTYAVLPFNEECGLVEWLPNLSSYRSICMALYAQRGRVMSSRQLQQLALPLTDPIEKKRDVFTKQLLPAHPPVFQVWLRQRFATPHSWYEARHTYIRTVAVMSMVGYILGLGDRHGENILFDERNGDAVHVDFNCLFNQGELLTYPEMVPFRLTQNMIAAMGPLGVEGSYRKCCEITLRLLKQEAKTLMSMLRPFVYDVGAQSRNAAATTKITNDVQRIADRLQGHVKRQMANSIPLSTEGQVNFLIDEATKLDNLAVMYIGWGAFL encoded by the exons ATGGCGAACCATCGCAAGGAAATGTGGAAGCTGCTGTATAATCTGGTGAATAGGAACGAAGGCAACTTGTCGCAGGCGTACACAGTCATTGAGGACATACTGTGCCAGGAGCCGAGTCTCATCAGTTGCTCGCTGGTCCGCGAGCTAAACAACAAATTCCAAGACACAtttctgctgtggctgctgaaCAAACTAGCCAAGTGCTTGGGCGAGAGTGCTGAAGGCAG TCGGTGCCTCAATCTGCAGAGGAAAATTAttagctcctgctgctcgaaTCATCCGAAGCTGTACGAGCGCCTGGTGAAGGCCTATGTGGAGGCCCTGCAGGAGATTCATGTGCAATTGAGTGCACTTGACTACAGCGAAGGGTCTGCGAGGAACAATAAGACACTTACCCTGCGGATATTCACGTGCGATGCCGCTCCTCTGCTGGAATTCGATCCCCAGTGCGCATTCGAGGACATCCAGCTGTCGGTGGACACAGCGGATGCTTATGCCAAGAGTTTGATGGCGATACTGCAACACGCGCACCACATTGGAGATGCCACACATGGCGACATATTCTCGGGCAGcctgcagcaggcgctgctCATCCTCAAGGAGTGCGACATGGACACGAAGCTGGCCAGCCTGGACTACTGCCACGGCGTGTTGAAGTCTCAGTCCTCCCAGAGCTGGGTGTCCAATCCCGATGTGGCGCACTACGCGCAGCTGACACTGGAGGCTATCACCATGATGTGGTCCATGGCTGGCAAGTGGCTGGAAATGGTTTGCATGAGCCAGCAGGAGCTGAAACGACTCGATGTCTGCACTCGCCAACTGTTgcttgtgctgcagctgcgtggCCGCGAGGCCCTGCATCAGAGTTTTCTGCTCCTAAATGAGATTCTGTGCTTGTCCAAGAACCTGCAAATCGACGAGGGATTGCTGCAGTGTCAGAGCGATTACGTGCAAGGCCTGCTGGAGGATAGTTCGGTGTCTTCGATGgagcaactgttgctgctgaaggAGCTCTTGATGAGCCACTGGCGCTCGCATCCcgcacagctgctgccactgttggcGCTGCTGGCAGGGAAGCAGCCCGAAATGCGCTCGTCCATCGTTCAGGCCTTGACGCTGTCGCTctcccagctgctgccgcagaaCCAGCACCAAGCAGACGACTGGCGCGAAATGGTTGCCATACTGCGAGCCTTCAAGCAGTTAGAGCAGCTCCTACTGTGGCAGAACCAACAAAAGATGATGGAAGGTAAAGACAAGCTGGATATGGCGATGCTGGCGACGTTCCCCCTGCTGTATGAACTGCCCAGGGAGATGGACATCAACTGGAATCAGCTCTCAACGCATTTGGTTTGTCAGGAGTCCAGGCGCCGCTCCAGCGCTGAAGAGCTGCAGCTATACCTCGAGATCTGCGCACTGCTGATGCAGGTCGCCTGCATACGCCACTCACTGAAGccgcaaatgcagcagcaactgctggcCATTCTCCAGCGGCATTTGTTCGAGGGATTGGTGCACCTGTGCGCTGTTCGCCTGGAGACGCCATCGAGTGCGCACACCCAGCTGCAGTCCTTCTATGCCCAGCAATACATGAGCCTCATTGAGTGGAGCGAGGAGACCTTCTGCCAGTATCTGCCGCAGCTGTATCTCTCGGGCTTCCTCAAGACAGAGCAACTGCTGAAGGCGCTGCCCTGCATTGGGCATCCGTCTGCACGGAGTCAAGTGATTCGCCTGCTACTGTGCTCCCAGCTGAGTGCGTTTAAGGTGGAAGATCGCGTGGAGTTGTACTGCCCGCAGTGTCGGCCACTGCCGGAACAGCTGCCTGGCCTCTTTCTGGGCaagtcaaagccaaatgcCGCCACGAATCTGGAACTCAACAGCGCCACGCTCGAACTGATTGTCAAGGATTTGCTTTTCCAAGCGGATTCCTCGTTCATTGCCCATCACCTGGATGTGCTCGGAGTCAGTCCCGAGCTGGTCCTGCGCCTGCTGAAGGCGGGACTGCAGGGAGTGAGCGAGAAGAGCTTCAGTCTGCTGGTTCCCGCATTGAGCTCAAAGTCTTCGGACTTCATGCAACAGCTGGGCCACTTTATGCTCGATGCCATCAAGCAAATGCTGGCCAAGCCACtcgcagagcaaagcaaattgGAGCAGCGTGCCCTGCTGCGCATAATCATCTCCTGTGCGCACTCGGACATTGATGAGATTTGGCTCTATCACTGGTTCAAGATGACCTTCTTCTTCCTGGTGCACACGCACTCGCTCGTGGCCCAGGAGGCTGTGATGACTGCCACGGAGATGTGTGCACGCCATGGCCTGCAGACGGTCAACCTATGGAACTGGTACAAGCGGGATGCCCTCGATCTGGCCGTGCGTCTTGCCCTCATCGCATACCTAACGGATGGAGTGCGCTTCACGCGTTCCCTGCGAGCG CTCACCAAAATGCTGGGCTTCTCGTGCGTGCAGGAGTTCACCTGCAAGTACCATCGCCTGCTGACGGCCATGGTGCTGCCGCACTGCATCGTGGAGCCGCGCTGCAAGGGCGTACTCGTGCTGATAGCCAAGCAGCTGCGCAAACCCATTGCCACGCTCTTCACCATCTCGTTTCTGCGGCTGTACACGCACGTTTACCTCACCGAAGAGCCAGAGCTGTCCAATAGCTGTATTCAGCTGGTGGTTAGCTGCACGCAGTCCAGTCTGCAGGAGCTTATGAATGCGGACGTTAAG CAAACTGTCGCCGAGCTGCTGATTTACTTCAATCGCAACCCCACGTTCGTGATGAAATCATTCCAgagcctgctgcagctgtccgTGGGCAACGAGCAGCCCCTGTCCAGCCAGTCGGCCAATGCAGAGTTTGCCACGTTCATTGCCGAGCGATTCCTGGGCGTCATCACCTACTTTGAGAGCTGCCTCAGTGAGCCGTCCTTCGAGAAGCCCCTCAAGGAGGAGACGCTGTACAGTCTGGGTCAGATTATGCGCTTTGTGGGCGCGAAACATGTCACCCAGTTCCGCTTCAAGATCATGGCCATGCTCAGTTTTGTGCACACGCTGCAGGAGCCGCGACTGCAGCGCATCTGCCTGAAGATCTGGCACATATTTCTGCATGTGGTGAATGTCCAGGAGCTGGGCCCCTCCCTGGGCCGCATTGTGGCcacgctgcagccgctgctgcaggaTGCGGAGAGCGTCAACCAAGTGAACGATTTGTATGAATTTGTGATCCTCCGCAATGCCTCGATGCTGGGCAACTTCATCACGGATCTGTACTTCCTCGAGCGCATGGAAAACGTTTCCCCGAACATCCGCGAGTGCATCAAGCGGCACACCTCCCACCTAGACTTGGCTGGGAAGGAGGCGCACTCACCGCCACAgctgctcgagcagctgcGCTTCCTGCAcaagcagatcgtcgatgaGTGCCTGCAGGTGCGCGTCTACGGGCTGCAGCATTTGGGCGAACTCTTTGGCCGCCGTCGCACGCAGCTCAACCGAATGATACTCAATGAACTGCCGCTGGagccgctgctggagcagaTTGTCAACGTGCTGATGGCCGGCTGCCAGCACGACGAccgacagctgcagctggcctcGGCCAAGTGCCTGGGCGAGCTGGGAGCCATCGATGCCAGCTACCTCCTGTCCAACTACAACTTTGACAGCccccagccgctgccgctgaccGTGATGTCCGATGACTTTGCGGTGCTGGCGCTGACTGCGCTGTGCCGCGGCTACCAGTTCCAGCAGAAGACAAAGCACGTGGACAGCTTCTCGCTGGCCATCCAGGAGACGCTCGCCGTGTGCGGCATCTCGCCCAAGGAGCAGAAGAAGGTGCGCCTCTGGCAGTCGCTGCCTGCGCGCATGCGCGAGGTGAtggagccgctgctgcagtcctGCTACACGAGCTGCCAGCGGGCGAgcaactgccagcagcagccgatcTTTGGCAGCCATTACTCCAACAACTCGTACGAGGAGTGGGCCTTCGTGTGGGCCAGCCGCCTCATCGATTACATCCAGAATGCGGACACGCGGCACTTGCTCAGCTCCTACAAGCCGTGCATCAAGCGGGATGGCAACATGCTGAGCACCTTCTGTCCCTACGTTCTGCTGCACGCGCTCCTCGAGTGCAACGCGGAGCAGGGCCAGCACATGCTGGAGGAGTTCCTCGCCGTGCTGCAGGCCAACGAGGAGagtgccagctccagctccagctccaaggcgcagcaggagctgggcgCCGTCAAGGAGAACGCCTTCAAGATGTTCGAGTCGAAGAAGTACACGGCAGGCGTCAAGCAGCCAGCGGGCAGCGTGCTCGAGCGGAAGGAGGACTCCAGCCATGTGCCTCGTCTCGCTGGCAAGCTCTGTGCGGAGTTGCTGGACTTCCTGCAGCGCTGGCTACGCGAATGGCAGCGCATGCACGGCCGCAGCACTGCGGGCAGACCGCCCCAGGATGTGGATGCCAACTACGGGAAGATTCACGAGTTTCTCGGGCGGATACCCAAGCTGTTGGTCTCCCGCGCCAGCTACAACTGCGGGGAGTATGCGCGTGCGCTGAGCTACCTGGAGAGCTATCTGGAGGAGGGTGAGGACAAGTCCAAGCGCATTCGGGAACAGTTTACGTTCCTCGTCGAGGTCTACGGCAAGCTGCTGGACTCGGACTCCGTGGAGGGCGCCGTGCAGGCGCGCAGCTACGACATGAGCGTCACGCAGGACATTCTGGTGAACCGTTTGgtggagcggcagcaggacaTGATCACCTGCtacgagcagctgctgtccaGCACGGACAACCTGCAGCCGGAGCACATCCGCGCCATGATCGATGCCTACCTGATGGACACGCCCAAGACCGCTCAGCTGATTGCGGATGGCCTGTGGCAGCGTCTCTCGGACCAGTACACGGAGCAATGCTTCAGCGAGTGCAAAGCGGAGCTGCTCTGGCGTCTCGGCAGCTACGACGAGCTGGACGATTGGAAAGCATCCTCCAACTGGCCGGCACAGTGCGCCCAAGGCTGCCTGGCGCTGCGCCAGCCGCTGACCACGCGGCCGCAGTTCGACTCGCTGCTGGACGGCATGCGGGCATcggtgctggagcagctgcgcaGTTGCTCCGCCGTGCAGCAGCACTCGTACGCGAATGCCTACGATGCGGTGCTGAAGCTTCACCTCGTCCACGAGCTGcagtgcagccagcagctggtggagcagctgcagcgggagAGTGCagaggagcggcaggagcagctgatGCGGGAGTACTTTGAGGACTGGCATGCGCGTCTGCAGGTGATACAGCCGCAGGTGCGCGTGCAGGAGCCCATCAACAGCTTCCGTCGCAATCTGCTGGCGGAGCTGCAGCAACGCCTCGCGGATCGCCGACACCTGCAGCCGCATCTGCAGACGGAGCTGGCCAGTCTCTGGCTGAACAGTGCGCAGATCAACCGGAAtgctggccagctgcagcgggCACAACTGTACCTACTCAAGGCGGCGGACTACAAGCCCAGCGGCCTGTTCCTGGAGCGTGcgcggctgctgtggcagaAGGGCGATCAGGTGATGGCCATGAACTacctggaggagcagctgtcCATCATTCGTGGGTCGTGCCAGGGCAATGCCAAGCAGCTGtcgcaggagcagcggcatcTGTACTTCGAGGGCAAGTACCTGCAGGCCGTGTACAATGCCGAGTCGATGCACCTGTGCGCGGATGCCATTCTGCGTTACTTCCACGAGGCCATTGCCGTGCACCGCCAGTCGGAGGGCTGCCACGTGCAGCTGGCACAGTTCCTGGAGAAGATGCGCGAGGCTGGGAGCAGCAAGTCGGGTGCGCCGGCCAGCCACGAGAGCGACGAACTGCTGCTCCAGATTATGCTCAACTATGCCAAGTCGCTGCGGTATGGCCGGGAGCACGTGTACCAGTCGATGCCCCGCTTGATCAGCCTCTGGCTGGACACGGCCGAGTCCTCCACCAACCCAGAGCTCGTGAAGAAAATGAACGACTTGCTGGGCAACTGCTGCACCGCCCTGCCCACGCCCATTTTCTACACAGTCTTCTCCCAGATGCTGAGTCGCCTCTGCCATCCCACGCCCGAGGTGTTCAGTGTGCTGCGCAATGTGATCATCCGCCTCGTGGAGGACTACCCGCAGCAGTcgctgtggatgctgctgccgcacttcaagtcagccacagccaacaggATCAAGCGCTGCAAGCTGGTGCTCACCGATGGCCGGCTGCAGAACGCCGCCTTCCAGAAGCTCCTGCACGACTTCAACTCCCTCACGGAGCGTCTGATCGAGTTGACCAACAAGGATGTCGCGCTGGATCGCAGCTACAAGCTGAGCGAACTGGACAAGCGCCTGCCCAAGCTGTGCAGCCAGCCGGACTTCTCCAGCATCCTTCTGCCCTTCGAGAAGTACATGCAGCCCACGATGCCACTCTCCCTGGAGTCGACCAGCGCAGCGACACTGTCCCCGCTGTCGACAAGCGGCAGCTCTGTCAACTGGTTTCCCTATCAGCAGATCTACATCAGCGGCTTCCTGGAGCAAGTGACAATCCTGCGCTCGGCGGCCAAGCCCAAGAAGCTGACAATTCGCTGCAGCGACGGGCAGGAGTACGATGTGATGGTGAAGCCCAAGGACGACCTGCGACGCGACGCACGACTGATGGAGTTCAATGGCCTGGTGAAGCGTTATCTGCACCAGAATGCTCCAGCCAGGCAGCGGCGCCTGCACATACGCACCTACGCCGTGCTGCCGTTCAACGAGGAGTGCGGCCTGGTCGAGTGGCTGCCCAATCTGTCGTCGTATCGCAGCATCTGCATGGCGCTGTACGCGCAGCGGGGACGGGTCATGTCCAgccggcagctgcagcagctggccctgcccctgaCCGATCCCATCGAGAAGAAGCGCGATGTGTTcaccaagcagctgctgcccgcccATCCGCCCGTGTTCCAGGTGTGGCTGCGTCAACGCTTCGCCACGCCCCACAGCTGGTACGAGGCGCGACACACATACATCCGCACCGTGGCCGTCATGTCCATGGTGGGCTACATCCTCGGCCTGGGCGATCGTCACGGCGAGAACATACTCTTCGATGAGCGCAACGGAGACGCTGTCCATGTCGATTTCAACTGCCTCTTCAACCAGGGCGAACTGTTGACCTACCCCGAAATGGTGCCATTCCGCCTCACCCAGAACATGATTGCGGCCATGGGGCCGCTTGGAGTTGAGGGAAGCTACCGCAAGTGCTGCGAGATTACGCTGAGGCTGCTCAAGCAGGAGGCCAAGACACTGATGTCCATGCTGCGGCCCTTTGTCTACGATGTGGGAGCGCAGAGCCGCAACGCTGCCGCCACCACAAAGATCACCAACGATGTGCAGCGAATTGCCGATCGTCTGCAGGGACAC GTTAAGCGCCAGATGGCCAACAGCATTCCACTGTCCACCGAGGGACAGGTCAACTTTCTCATCGATGAAGCCACCAAATTGGACAATCTGGCTGTCATGTACATTGGCTGGGGAGCGTTCCTCTGA
- the LOC117891003 gene encoding coiled-coil domain-containing protein 93, with product MANRDVFSKILPNVKLATRYDEDGREVQVERREDSDATAKEQDTFDILVAAGYYRARIKGLSAFDKVVGGMTWCIECCDYDVDVDLLFHESLSIGQKIALVEKIVAVLIDMKCPHTLEPHQVQGLEFLAIHPVIQWLVKTSVENRAVRGQRLKRFAIGEFHNHYQYKSDRDNLTKIRLASANIKNIQELYSPFRMYKRQEAADDDEVTRVRLTLLEYGDPGPMFKASTGRKAASGEEEGDQMEQLEQYLRSLSLAKDEFSGTQKRIDLDPTARHALQQHYAEFKLEMETDTQELKAQNQQKRLEAAKIALEHKVKRFCKDNEQLAEAEKEQSQKTGEKEEQLQALNAELKAHKETEESADPKLLEKVQTLLRQHDELKKSEAEFKESCRTDLAQLQQQIDELEAFSAQDAEAQAAALAGEEKRLKDLRLQLAKRNRGIVAIERKLDAIPDRTELAQYQRRFHELYNEMSAKHLETKQYYILYNTLNDKKRYLEKELTMLNSICEAYNEGMMSPHGREDFIRQFETIVDGVKSAQDKVRHKYNEERMRRDELNEELQSLLELQRQYASAVKQLTRECQRCDQLQQQLKSIRSRTQS from the exons ATGGCTAACCGCGATGTATTCTCCAAAATCCTGCCAAATGTCAAGTTGGCCACTCGCTACGATGAAGACGGACGCGAAGTTCAG gTGGAGCGACGCGAGGATTCCGATGCAACAGCAAAGGAGCAGGATACATTCGATATACTCGTAGCCGCCGGCTACTATCGCGCCCGCATCAAGGGCCTGTCCGCCTTCGACAAGGTTGTGGGCGGCATGACTTGGTGCATCGAATGCTGCGACTATGACGTGGATGTGGATCTGCTCTTTCACGAGAGCCTATCGATTGGACAGAAAAT AGCTCTCGTGGAGAAGATTGTTGCGGTGCTGATCGATATGAAGTGTCCACATACCTTGGAGCCGCATCAGGTGCAGGGTCTGGAGTTTCTTGCCATTCATCCCGTCATCCAGTGGCTAGTGAAGACCTCC GTGGAAAATCGTGCAGTGCGCGGCCAGCGCTTGAAGAGATTTGCCATTGGGGAGTTCCACAATCATTATCAGTATAAGAGCGACAGGGATAATCTTACCAAAATACGTTTGGCCTCCGCCAACATAAAGAACATTCAGGAACTCTACAGTCCATTTAGGATGTACAAACGCCAGGAGGCCGCTGACGATGATGAAGTTACGCGGGTGCGCCTCACGCTGCTCGAGTACGGAGATCCAGGGCCGATGTTCAAGGCAAGCACAGGCCGCAAGGCAGCGTCGGGCGAAGAAGAGGGAGATCAG ATGGAGCAACTGGAGCAGTACCTGCGCAGCTTATCGCTGGCAAAGGATGAATTTTCTGGCACTCAGAAACGCATAGATCTGGACCCTACGGCGCGGcatgccctgcagcagcactatGCGGAGTTTAAGCTTGAAATGGAAACGGATACTCAGGAACTGAAGGCACAAAATCAACAGAAGCGCCTGGAGGCAGCCAAGATTGCCCTGGAGCACAAGGTGAAGCGCTTCTGCAAGGATAACGAGCAACTGGCCGAGGCGGAAAAGGAGCAGAGTCAGAAAACAGGcgaaaaggaggagcagctgcaggcgctaAATGCGGAACTGAAGGCGCACAAGGAAACGGAAGAGAGTGCGGATCCAAA GCTGCTGGAAAAGGTGCAGACTCTGCTGAGGCAGCACGATGAGCTGAAGAAGAGCGAAGCGGAATTCAAGGAGTCCTGCAGAACGGATTTGGcccagctacagcagcagatTGA CGAATTGGAAGCCTTCAGTGCGCAGGATGCGGAGGCGCAGGCAGCTGCCTTGGCGGGGGAGGAGAAGCGCCTCAAGGATCTGCgactgcagctggccaagcgAAATCGCGGCATCGTGGCCATTGAACGCAAGCTGGACGCAATACCCGACCGCACAGAGCTGGCCCAGTACCAGCGACGCTTCCACGAGCTGTACAACGAAATGAGTGCCAAGCACTTGGAGACAAAGCAATATTACATACTGTACAACACGCTGAACGACAAGAAGCGCTACCTGGAGAAGGAGCTGACGATGCTGAACTCCATCTGCGAGGCCTACAACGAGGGCATGATGAGTCCCCATGGCAGGGAGGACTTTATACGCCAGTTCGAGACGATCGTCGATGGGGTGAAGAGTGCCCAGGACAAGGTGCGTCACAAGTACAACGAGGAGCGCATGCGGCGCGACGAGCtcaacgaggagctgcagtcCCTGCTCGAGCTGCAGCGCCAGTACGCCTCGGCCGTGAAGCAACTGACACGCGAGTGCCAGCGCTGcgaccagctgcagcagcaactcaaGTCAATTAGAAGCAGGACGCAGTCGTAG
- the LOC117889887 gene encoding uncharacterized protein LOC117889887, producing MDVDFLQPVRNMSVHIKVFKRDYSNKYQPFLVDVVVNMCDIIGRRNYSPYGRYLWGLFKRYTNFNHSCPFVGHMFARGIFIDESVVPVKLPLGDYQIVLFPFETYREKPPQSIGSIKFNAQAMVPVIPKRNRTNPTDRTTSRAPQTVIVPVKNGK from the exons ATGGATGTGGATTTCCTGCAGCCAGTGAGGAATATGTCG GTTCACATAAAGGTCTTTAAGCGTGactacagcaacaaatatcaGCCATTCTTGGTGGATGTTGTGGTTAATATGTGCGACATTATTGGGCGCAGAAATTACAGTCCCTATGGAAGATATTTGTGGGGTCTGTTCAAGCGTTATACCAACTTTAATCACTCGTGCCCATTTGTG GGCCACATGTTTGCTCGCGGCATATTCATTGATGAGAGTGTTGTGCCCGTCAAGCTGCCACTGGGTGACTACCAAATTGTTCTGTTTCCATTTGAAACCTACAGAGAGAAGCCACCACAGTCCATCGGTTCGATTAAGTTCAATGCGCAGGCCATGGTGCCAGTGATACCCAAACGAAATAGAACGAACCCAACAGACCGAACCACTAGCCGGGCTCCACAAACTGTCATTGTGCCCGTtaaaaatgggaaataa